A stretch of the Duncaniella dubosii genome encodes the following:
- the scpA gene encoding methylmalonyl-CoA mutase encodes MKPNFKEIDIVKDAFGEQHVPETQGEDWLTPELIPVKPIYTKNDLEGLEHLNYVSGIPPFLRGPYSAMYPLRPWTIRQYAGFSTAAESNAFYRRNLASGQKGLSVAFDLATHRGYDADHERVVGDVGKAGVSICSLEDMKVLFEGIPLNKMSVSMTMNGAVLPVLAFYINAGLEQGAKLEEMAGTIQNDILKEFMVRNTYIYPPEFSMRIIADIFEYTSQNMPKFNSISISGYHMQEAGATCDIELAYTLADGLEYLRAGINAGIDIDAFAPRLSFFWAIGMNYFMEVAKMRAARLLWAKIVKQFNPKNPKSLALRTHSQTSGWSLTEQDPFNNVGRTCIEAMGAALGHTQSLHTNALDEAIALPTDFSARIARNTQIYIQEETMVTKQVDPWGGSYYVEALTNEIAHRAWEHIQEIEKLGGMAKAIESGLPKMRIEEASARTQARIDSGRQTIVGINKYRLDHEDPIDILEIDNTEVRKDQVARLVDLKAHRDEEAVKKALEAITECVRTKQGNLLDLAVKAAGLRATLGEISDACEEVVGRYKAVIRTISGVYSSETKADPDFVKAQQMCEEFAKREGRQPRIMIAKMGQDGHDRGAKVVATGYADCGFDVDMGPLFQTPAEAARQAVENDVHILGVSSLAAGHKTLIPQVIEELKKLGREDILVTAGGVIPAQDYDFLYKAGVAAIFGPGTRIPVSAIKMLELLEGEE; translated from the coding sequence ATGAAACCCAATTTCAAAGAAATCGATATAGTAAAGGATGCTTTCGGTGAGCAGCACGTTCCCGAAACTCAGGGGGAAGACTGGCTTACCCCCGAACTTATCCCGGTAAAGCCCATCTATACCAAAAACGACCTTGAGGGTCTCGAACACCTCAACTACGTTTCAGGTATTCCTCCTTTCCTCCGTGGCCCGTACAGCGCCATGTACCCACTCCGTCCTTGGACTATCCGCCAGTATGCCGGATTCTCCACCGCAGCAGAATCAAACGCATTCTACCGCCGCAACCTTGCGTCGGGACAGAAAGGCCTCTCAGTTGCGTTTGACCTTGCCACACACCGCGGATATGACGCAGACCATGAACGCGTGGTCGGCGACGTCGGCAAAGCCGGTGTGTCAATCTGCTCTCTCGAAGACATGAAGGTGCTCTTCGAAGGTATACCCCTGAACAAGATGTCTGTTTCGATGACAATGAACGGCGCAGTGCTTCCGGTACTCGCATTCTACATCAACGCAGGTCTCGAACAGGGCGCGAAACTTGAAGAAATGGCAGGTACTATCCAGAACGACATCCTCAAGGAATTCATGGTGCGTAACACCTATATCTACCCACCGGAATTCTCGATGCGAATCATCGCAGATATCTTCGAGTACACTTCGCAGAACATGCCTAAGTTCAACTCGATTTCAATCTCAGGCTACCACATGCAGGAAGCAGGTGCGACATGTGACATCGAGCTTGCCTATACCCTCGCCGACGGTCTCGAATATCTCCGCGCAGGTATCAACGCAGGCATCGACATCGACGCTTTCGCTCCCCGTCTGTCATTCTTCTGGGCTATCGGCATGAACTACTTCATGGAAGTAGCAAAGATGCGTGCCGCACGTCTTCTCTGGGCCAAGATTGTCAAGCAGTTCAACCCGAAGAATCCGAAGTCGCTCGCACTCCGTACACACTCACAGACTTCAGGCTGGTCGCTCACCGAACAGGATCCCTTCAACAACGTCGGACGTACATGTATCGAAGCGATGGGCGCTGCCCTCGGCCACACACAGTCACTCCACACCAACGCTCTTGACGAAGCTATCGCACTCCCGACCGACTTCTCGGCACGTATCGCACGCAACACCCAGATCTACATTCAGGAGGAGACAATGGTCACCAAGCAGGTAGACCCGTGGGGCGGTTCATACTACGTGGAAGCCCTCACCAACGAGATCGCACACCGCGCATGGGAGCACATTCAGGAAATCGAAAAACTCGGCGGTATGGCCAAGGCTATCGAATCAGGTCTTCCCAAGATGCGTATCGAAGAAGCTTCCGCACGCACTCAGGCTCGCATCGACTCAGGCCGTCAGACGATTGTCGGTATCAACAAATATCGTCTTGATCACGAAGATCCTATTGACATCCTCGAAATCGACAATACCGAAGTCCGCAAGGATCAGGTTGCCCGTCTCGTTGACCTCAAGGCTCACCGCGACGAAGAGGCTGTCAAGAAAGCACTTGAAGCAATCACCGAATGTGTACGCACCAAGCAAGGCAACCTCCTTGACCTCGCAGTCAAGGCTGCCGGACTCCGCGCGACACTCGGCGAAATCTCGGATGCCTGCGAAGAAGTCGTAGGCCGTTATAAAGCTGTAATCAGAACAATTTCAGGCGTGTACTCATCAGAAACCAAAGCTGATCCCGACTTCGTGAAGGCTCAGCAGATGTGTGAAGAATTCGCTAAGCGCGAAGGTCGTCAACCCCGTATCATGATTGCCAAGATGGGTCAGGACGGCCATGACCGTGGCGCAAAAGTTGTCGCTACAGGTTATGCCGACTGCGGTTTTGACGTAGACATGGGTCCTCTCTTCCAGACTCCGGCCGAAGCAGCTCGTCAGGCAGTGGAAAACGACGTACACATCCTTGGTGTGTCGTCGCTTGCCGCCGGTCACAAGACTCTCATCCCGCAGGTAATCGAAGAGCTCAAAAAGCTCGGACGTGAAGACATCCTCGTGACCGCCGGTGGCGTTATCCCCGCTCAGGACTATGACTTCCTTTACAAAGCGGGAGTTGCAGCCATCTTCGGCCCCGGCACACGTATCCCCGTCTCTGCAATCAAGATGCTTGAACTTCTCGAAGGCGAGGAATAA